One Cervus canadensis isolate Bull #8, Minnesota chromosome 1, ASM1932006v1, whole genome shotgun sequence genomic window carries:
- the LOC122439621 gene encoding somatotropin: MMVAGPRTSLLLAFALLCLPWTQEVGAFPAMSLSGLFANAVLRAQHLHQLAADTFKEFERTYIPEGQRYSIQNTQVAFCFSETIPAPTGKNEAQQKSDLELLRISLLLIQSWLGPLQFLSRVFTNSLVFGTSDRVYEKLKDLEEGILALMRELEDGTPRAGQILKQTYDKFDTNMRSDDALLKNYGLLSCFRKDLHKTETYLRVMKCRRFGEASCAF, translated from the exons ATGATGGTTGCAG GCCCCCGGACCTCCCTGCTCCTGGCTTTTGCCCTGCTCTGCCTGCCCTGGACTCAGGAGGTGGGCGCCTTCCCGGCCATGTCCTTGTCCGGCCTGTTTGCCAATGCCGTGCTCCGGGCCCAACACCTGCATCAGCTGGCTGCTGACACCTTCAAAGAGTTT GAGCGCACCTACATCCCGGAGGGACAGAGATACTCCATCCAGAACACCCAGGttgccttctgcttctctgaaaCCATCCCGGCCCCCACGGGCAAGAACGAGGCCCAGCAGAAATCA GACTTGGAGCTGCTTCGCATCTCGCTGCTCCTCATCCAGTCGTGGCTCGGGCCCCTGCAGTTCCTCagcagagtcttcaccaacagTCTGGTGTTTGGCACCTCGGATCGCGTCTATGAGAAGCTAAaggacctggaggagggcatcctGGCCCTGATGCGG GAGCTGGAAGATGGCACCCCCCGGGCTGGGCAGATCCTCAAGCAGACCTATGACAAATTTGACACGAACATGCGCAGTGACGACGCGCTGCTCAAGAACTACGGTCTGCTCTCCTGCTTCCGGAAGGACCTGCACAAGACGGAGACGTACCTGCGGGTCATGAAGTGTCGCCGCTTCGGGGAGGCCAGCTGCGCCTTCTAG